A portion of the Sulfurospirillum diekertiae genome contains these proteins:
- a CDS encoding HAD family hydrolase — protein MRFEGILLDIDNTIYHYESCHKKANQAVLDFVLKEVKIADFENAFIKARRDVHIELAETASSHNRLLYFQKTCEYVGINPLSWAAKFYNVYWDTFLDSIELYSGVFEFFEDVSPKYTICFVTDLTACIQYRKIEKFGLSKYVSHIVTSEEAGREKPHPYMFLSALNKLNMNPNQVCMIGDSYQKDIIGASSLGIQSIWLNSKSKQENYNKKFVTEIKEFKEILGLL, from the coding sequence ATGAGGTTTGAAGGAATATTATTAGATATAGATAATACTATTTATCACTATGAAAGTTGTCATAAGAAAGCCAACCAAGCTGTTTTAGATTTTGTTCTAAAAGAAGTAAAAATTGCTGATTTTGAGAATGCTTTTATAAAAGCGAGAAGAGATGTTCATATTGAATTAGCGGAGACTGCTTCATCACACAATAGACTTTTGTACTTTCAAAAAACATGTGAATATGTAGGGATTAATCCACTTAGCTGGGCAGCGAAATTTTATAATGTGTATTGGGATACTTTTTTGGATTCAATAGAGCTTTATAGCGGAGTTTTTGAGTTTTTTGAGGATGTTAGTCCAAAATACACTATTTGTTTTGTAACTGATTTGACAGCATGTATTCAGTATAGAAAAATTGAAAAATTTGGGTTATCAAAATATGTTTCACATATTGTAACTAGTGAAGAAGCTGGTAGAGAAAAACCTCACCCTTATATGTTTTTATCCGCATTAAATAAACTAAATATGAACCCAAATCAAGTATGTATGATTGGTGATAGTTATCAAAAAGACATTATAGGTGCTTCATCTTTGGGGATTCAATCAATTTGGCTTAATTCAAAGAGTAAACAAGAAAATTATAATAAAAAATTTGTCACTGAGATAAAAGAATTTAAAGAAATTTTAGGGTTATTATGA